Part of the Aptenodytes patagonicus chromosome 14, bAptPat1.pri.cur, whole genome shotgun sequence genome, AAAAAACCACTCTAGAGACCATCATGAACTTGACTAAAGTTTAGTAGCTCTGATAGTCTCAAAACAGCATTCTGAGACAATTAACCACTAAGAAATTCTACCAGAGGAGAGTGGGAAACAACTGCAAGCAGTCATTTGGGGGGACTAGTATGAAAAGGGCACATGAGTCTCAGAGGCTTGCATGGTGAAGCATGGGGATAGTTGCCATTCCCAATATAGACTGTCTACGGGGAGACGAAGCATTGAACTGTCTTAATCTCTTTGAGTTAGTACTACTGTACGCCATCAGGTTTCTGTCACTGTAGTGGATTTTAGTTACTCTTAGTAGCTCTTGTGCAATATGCTCACAGGTTGtggtttctgtttcttcctgAAGCCAATGAAGGCCGGAATGACTATCACCCCATGTTTTTCACCCATGACCGTGCTTTTGAGGAGCTATTTGCCATCTGCATCCAGCTGTTGAACAAGACCTGGAAAGAAATGAGGGCGACAGCAGAAGATTTTAATAAGGTCAGAGTGGAGAAGAGGTATTTTTGTAGAATCTTTTGCAGAACAGCACGTGTTCACTCAGCCTGTACCCTTGGTTAAAGAGTAGGGTGCAGAAGGTATGACAGGGCATTGACGTGGGCTGTAAGGGAGGGTGGTCCAACTTTTATTTGGTATGACCTGAGGTCATTCTTTGTTCTTCTGGATCTCCAAAGTCACTAGTACGTTGACACTCCTGGCCCCAGTTATTCTATGTCAGTTCTTTGCTGCCACTGAGCTGTGCCTTGGTTCTCTGCTGCCGTTAAGCAGCAAGAATGTGActtgcttttctccctgcccAACCTCTTTAGGTTATGCAGGTTGTGAGGGAACAGATCACACGGGCTCTCCCCTCTAAACCAAACTCCTTGGACCAGTTCAAGAGCAAACTACGCAGCCTGAGCTATTCTGAGATTCTGCGACTACGCCAGTCTGAGAGAATGAGCCAAGATGACTTCCAGTCACCACCTATTGTGTAAGTGCCTAACAAAACCAGTTGCCTTCTGTGCTTGCTGTTATCTCCGTTTTCTGCTTACGCTTCTGTATTTGATTTCCAGGGAGCTGAGAGAGAAAATCCAACCTGAGATCTTGGAGCTGATAAAGCAACAGCGCCTGAACAGGCTTTGTGAGGGAAGTAGCTTTCGAAAAATTGGAAATCGCAGAAGACAAGGTGAGGTGACAGTGTCTACTGCATTTTTTCATGTGAAGAACTGTAGGCAAGCAAGATTGAATGGATTAACCTGTCAGCAGGCATGTTGCCAGAAAGGAAAGCTGGTTACTGGGCTGTTTATACCAGCCAGTAGTTTGGGATGGAACAGATGTGCATTTCTTAGATTACTGCCATCCCCTCATGAACAGGAAGCAGTGCTGAGGAATTGGGGGAGTAGAGGGATTGGGTGGGATGACTATAATGTAGTGGCTGTAAGACCTTATGGGAATGATCTTGCTCAGCTTACTCTACTTGATGTGTGTTCCAGAAAGATTTTGGTATTGTCGCCTGGCTCTGAATCACAAGGTGCTACACTATGGAGATCTGGAAGACAATGCCCAGGGGGAAGTGACCTTTGAATCTctacaggaaaaaagtaagtCCCGATTACTGCTCTGAGCACACTGTCCAATGTTCTGTGCTCTGCCGTCTAGAGGCTGTTACGAGTACCATCCTAGAGATGAGAGAAAAAGAGCTGTGGCTGAAGCCCTGACTGAGATGAGATCAACTTTTGGTCCTTGCCCAAATCCTCTGAGTCTTGGAATTGCTTGGTATTTCTTATAACAGCCAACTGTAGGGATGTGTTACTGGTAATGTGTTTTGGAAAACTGCAGTAATGAGCTACAAGAACAGGAACAATGCTCAAttgcaaagacaaaacaaagttCTGTCTTTTCGTGGTTAGGATTTCTTGTTTGTGAGTTTTACTTTTTCACTGTTAGTTCCAGTTGCAGACATCAAAGCCATTGTCACAGGGAAGGATTGTCCACACATGAAGGAGAAAAGTGCACTGAAACAGAACAAGGTAACTGCTCCCTTTTTACCTGTAATTAATATCCAGTGCTGTAGAGTTGAAGACTGAAAGCAAGCAACAGGAGCAAATGGTTTTCCACACTGCAGGTGTATTGTTTACAAAACCCATCTAATATCTGGGCCTTTTCCTAGTACTCATTTGTGGTAGCTAGGTGCCGTGAGCATAGTCTGGTTGTGCTATAGGCTGCTCAGAGTTGCTCAGAATACTGATACGGGAAAGTTCACTgagctgcagcaaggcagcttCTCTTGTTGGGTTAGCAGGTGGAAGGTGCTGTGATGTTTTGTTCAGTCAATGAATGAAAGATTCTTTTCCATTCAGGAAGTGTTAGAATTGGCCTTCTCGATACTATATGATCCTGATGAGACCTTGAACTTCATTGCACCTAATAAATATGAGGTAAGAAACATAGCAGTTAAGCAGTAGAATATAAAGCAATTAACTTCAGAGATTAAGAAGGATCAGTTGCTTCTCATTAAAGGCTTGTGCAGGATGTCTCCCACCGGGTTCATTCTTAGAAAATGTTGCCAATGCTTAGTGtgaatctccccccccccccattatctttctctctttaaaaaaaaaaaaaaaaaaaattcctactcTAATTTTCCTTAGTCTGGACTGCTACTTTCTTTCCTCCTATGCAGTCGGTTGTTCCCTTTTCCCTGTTCTATAGAACACTGATGCCTAAAATAGCTTTTGCTattgcaaaaagcaaaatagctttttgctttttctgttatgCCACAATAGAAACTCTTGTTTCTTGTCCCTCTCCTAGAGCCACGGTGTCATGCTTACCTCTAGGCTTCTAACTTCCATTGGAAATCTCTGTGGGCACTGTtctggggttggggttttttttcccccccataggTTAACTCCCATGTTTCCTATTTTGGAGCTGTGTAGGAGTATCTCTAATTGTTGCATGAACGGCAAGATTCAGCATAACCTATCATTTATGCCTGGAGTTGTGAATGATCCTTTTTTTCCACAGTACTGTATCTGGATTGATGGGCTTAATGCTCTCTTGGGGAAGGACATGTCCAGTGAGCTGACTAAAAGTGACCTGGACACATTGCTGAGCATGGAAATGAAGTTGAGACTCCTGGACTTGGAGAACATCCAGATCCCCGAAGCGCCGCCGCCCATCCCCAAGGAGCCGAGCAGCTACGACTTCGTGTACCACTATGGCTGATGGGGACTGAGCTGCACGGGCTGCTCCAGGCAGCCTCGGGCCCGCGGCGGGAGGCTGGCACCGTTGTTACTTGCACGGAGCCCGCGGTGGGCGCGACCGTCTGAGCGTGCTCTGCctcccggccgccccgcgcccgctcccGGCCGttcgcggcggggccgccggtcTGCTGCTgcggccggcccggggcggggcgggcccgcgCTGCCTCCCCGGCGCCGCCTGACTTTTGTACCCGTTACAATAATAACCAGTGCCGCTCCTCTGGCTGCCGCCGCCTCTGCCTCTTTCCGCCCTAGCCCCGCCCTGCGCGGCAGCGTCACCGGCGCGGGTCCCGCCCAGCTCAGGCACCGTCTCTCGTCCCCCGTCGCCGACGTCACTCGCGCCCCCGCTTCCCCTCCtagcgcgcccccccccccccctcccccggcccctcagcagccctccctcccccgccgcggccgcctcAGGGGCACCCCACCTCCCCCCGTCGCGGTAGCGGGGCGCatggcgggggcgggcggcgcggcgctggggcgggcggcgctgctggtgctgctctACTACGGCTTCTCCATCGGCATCGTCTTCTACAACAAGTGGCTCATGAAggtgcggggcggcggggtggcgcggggcggcggcgggcgggcggcggcagtGACGGTGGCTGTCGGTCCCGCAGAGCTTCCCCTTCCCGCTGCTCGCGACCCTGCTgcacctcctcctcatcttcgGCCTCTCGGCGCTCGCCCGCGCCCTGGCGCGCTGCCGCTCCGGGCGACCGCGGGCGGCGCTCTCCTGGGCCGACTGCCTCCGTTGGGCGGCTCCCGCAGGTACGGCCGGCGCGGAGGActgggcggcggcggggcggaggccCTGCCCGctgcgggggaggggagggaaggggccggGCGCGACGTGGGGTCCGCTGGCGGAGCGGAGGAGCGATAGCGGGGCGCGGAGCGGTCGTTCGGGGGTGCCCGCGCCGCTTCGGCCGTCGTGGCGCCCTCTCGGGCCTCTTCCGGAGCCGCGTTTGATTGCGGCTCTCGGGCCGGGGTCCTGGGGTGGTCTTCAGGGCTGGGCGGGCCGCGGCGCCCGGAGCAAGCGGGACGTCTGCCGCCTCCCTTGGAGTAGGCGTGGAGCGGGGGGAGCGGCAAGCATCGCTCCCGCGGGCGCCCAGCACTGCGGGCGTCCCGTGCGTTTCCTTACCAGGTGCAGGGGAGGAGTAGGTGTTACTTAAAGCTTTAGGTTTAGACGTGCTATCTTTATTGGTCATAACAAAAACTAGTTAGAATATGGAGAGGCCACACcgaatgtatttttctgaaggagCCACTGGCATGTGAGAACATACAATGAGAATCTTGTATAGTACCTCCATAAATTGTCTCtgcaagttatttttcttctttaatgttggAATCAAGCCATGCGTTTATGTTCTTTCAGGAGTTTTCTCTGGTTGGAACTTGGTCTTTATGATAGAGAAGTTCATCACACATGATACACGAAACTGCTGTAGCTGAGACCAAGGAGTGAAGCTCTTACGCAGAGCACAGAACTCTAGCTACTTCAGCAGTTCTTTGTCTCTGTGTTATCTTGGTTCAGTTGTCATCATACTGTCTCCCACAGAACAGCATCTAGTCTAAGATCTCTGGCAAGGTTTGCAATATCTTACATAACATGTCCTATGGTTTCTTGAAAAATGCTTTCTCCACATCTGTAGCAATACTGCCTTCCAGCATAGCATGCCAGTGCATCAGTAAAACCATTTCCTGTGGTAGGAAGCTTATATACAAGGGAGAATAGACTGTAACAAGAGCTGCTCCAGGATTAAGGGTGCAGGCTGAGAATTGTTGCCAGACTTGCTTCTTCAGGCTTCTTGCAGTAGCCCTCATAGTTACCAGTTACCATGCTCTGATACATTCAAAAAGGACTTTGTGCAAATCTGTGATGGCTTTCATTCACAGGGAGGGCAAGGGTTATTTCTGCACTTTTGCATAGTGTATGTTCAGTGAGCGCAGTGCTGAGCCCAACTTAAAtcacagggaacaggacagaaacaTAAAGAGCTGAGGATATCTGAACTACGTTGGTAGTTAACTGAAGAGTTAACCTGAggaaaatgtgggggtttttattGGGTCTGCTCTGCTCTCTATGTTCATGGTCAagtagcagggttttttttgggtttttttaatgtagtggAAGATAGTtaacttcaggatttttttctttgattctttaGCTCTGTCAACTTCCTTGGATATTGGGCTGAGTAACTGGAGCTTCCTATACGTCACTGTCTCCCTGTGAGTACAAACACCATCTTCCCTGGGAGCCCTCTGGTGGGGTTTAGAAAGTGCTCTGTCAGGGTCAGTTTCTTGAATGGGTGTATGGCTTGGTGGGGTTGGCACGCAGGGTCTATGGTGGCTTGGTGGGGTTGGCACGCAGGGTCTATGGTGGCTTGGTGGGGTTGGCATGCAGGGTCTATGGTGGCTTGGTGGTAGCAACGTAGAAGTGGGTGATCTGGTTCCTAATAGTACTTTGCTGGGAAGGACTACATTGGAGGAGACTGACAGTGTGTTTTGGTCCTTACAGCTACACGATGACCAAATCCTCTGCCATTCTCTTCATCCtgcttttttcactgcttttcaaGCTGGAGGAAGTGGTAAGGGTCCCAATCAATGCTTTAGGGAGGGAGAAGGTCAGGCCTAGGGAAATAGGCAGTACATGTACAAGAAACATGTAAGTAGAGGAAGAATGCAATTATGTGGATGTATCTGAAAGAGAGGAGGTGTCTCTTTGTTCAGCTTCAGGAGTCTGTAGTGACTTTGTGTTTGCTCTCATCTAGAGGGTGGCATTGCTGCTGGTGGTTCTGCTCATCGCTGGGGGGCTCTTCATGTTCACCTACAAGTCCACACAGTTCAACGCACAGGGGTTCATGCTGGTGCTGTGTGCCTCTTTCCTTGGGGGTATTCGCTGGACTCTCACGCAGATACTTATGCAGAAGGCTGACCTGGGTATGTAGggtgttaggaagtgggtggTGATGCTGGTAACGGGGAGGAGAATAAGGAGGTGGTAGCCCTTGCTGCAGAAACAAAGCATCTTGTGTAAGGGACAGTGTTTGAAACCTGGGCAGGGGTTAGCTGTTGATGGGTAATGAAGGTGGCTTGgcctctgcagcagcacaggcgTGGGCATTACAAATAAGGTGTATGTCTAGGAATGGTACTAATAAAGGCTCTAGGAGCTATGTTATTCCCTGGCTTGTTGCTACCTGGTCTGTTATTGATTCTCCTCTTTCAGGGCTCCAGAACCCCATTGATATCATGTTTCACCTGCAGCCGCTCATGTTCCTGGGGCTCTTCCCACTCTTTGCGGTGTTTGAGGGTGCGTGAGTGAATTAGAGAAAGCAGGGGTAGCTTTATAGAGTGGTTGGGGAGATTGCTTAGCAGTTGTTTGTTTGAGATGATTCACTGAGATAAGTGAACAGCGATGAACTTTACAAAGTAGTTAGAAACCTGGAATTATAAGGACCCAGATATACCTTATGCTGGCAGAACATTAAAGAGTGCATAGGAATAGTGGCCTGCCACACTTGTGGAAGTAAGGGCTATAAAGAACTGGCTCCACATCCTGATATTGGACTGTGAGCAGCCCACCCCCATCTTGTTGTAAGGAGTCCTGGGAGTTGGGAAAGGTACTCTGCTACTCACTGTCTTGTTCCTAGGCCTGCCTTTGTCCATATCAGAGAAGCTCTTCCATTTCCACGAAGCAGGAATGCTGTTCTCTCTGGTAGGGAAGCTGTTCTTGGGTGGAATTCTTGCCTTTGGTCTAGGCTTTTCTGAGTTCCTCTTGGTTTCCAGAACATCTAGCCTCACCCTTTCCATTGCTGGCATTTTTAAGGTAAGGCATGGTTCCTGTACTAATACTAGAAGGCAAGTACTGAGTCATCCCTAATGGGCCTCATGTGGTCAGAACTTCCTTAGAGCCTTAGAAATCATCTCCTGTTATTTTCGTTCTCCTTGCACAGGAGCTTGATGCTTTGCCTTGCAGTCTCTGCAGTGAAGTCCCTTGGTCCCTGACATCAAGGGACAGAGACTAGTGGCTGTTTTATAAACAATACTATTAAGGTCCAAAGTTTGGTGGGATCTGGGATAGACTAAAACACGTGGGCCTCATGAGCAATGGATggtgcaggagggaggaggggtaAGAAGGGCATGCTCTTGCATCAGACCTGGATATGAACAAACCACTGATTTGAGCTATCTCTTTAACCTAGTTTGGCACATTCTCCCCTCCTTTGAGGAATCCAGCACACACACTTTTGAGCTGAATGGTGACATGTGAAATTTGTCTGATCCAGAAGTCACAGGATTCCCATGTAGCCAAGCTATGCAGTCAGAGGACTTAAAATCCCACATCCCAGTTTAACAGGTCGTTCTGTTTCTAGAAACTGTTTTTAGAACTCTCTGCACATGGAAGAATGTGCTGATGGAAATTAGCAGCCTGGCATCTTGATCTAGGCTTAGGCTGTAAAATGTCTCATGCATATCTCCTCAGGTCCTGCACTGCCACTTGTCATGTTTTTTGTTTCCACAGGAAATCTGCATTTTATTCCTCGCCACACATTTGCTGGGAGACCGCCTCAGTCTTTTGAACTGGCTGGGCTTTGCTGTCTGCCTGTCAGGAATCTCCCTTCATGTCATTCTCAAAGCCATGAATTCCAAAGGTGATTCTGTTTTAAATCCCTTTCTATTTCTCTGTAGGCATTCTTGTAGTGTCACTAG contains:
- the SLC35H1 gene encoding solute carrier family 35 member C2 isoform X2, with product MAGAGGAALGRAALLVLLYYGFSIGIVFYNKWLMKSFPFPLLATLLHLLLIFGLSALARALARCRSGRPRAALSWADCLRWAAPAALSTSLDIGLSNWSFLYVTVSLYTMTKSSAILFILLFSLLFKLEEVRVALLLVVLLIAGGLFMFTYKSTQFNAQGFMLVLCASFLGGIRWTLTQILMQKADLGLQNPIDIMFHLQPLMFLGLFPLFAVFEGLPLSISEKLFHFHEAGMLFSLVGKLFLGGILAFGLGFSEFLLVSRTSSLTLSIAGIFKEICILFLATHLLGDRLSLLNWLGFAVCLSGISLHVILKAMNSKGEKALKLHKEASSDPDLELLLRHTEHAVCDVPLAAGEGEGRAAHLPGRSSD
- the SLC35H1 gene encoding solute carrier family 35 member C2 isoform X8; translation: MAGAGGAALGRAALLVLLYYGFSIGIVFYNKWLMKSFPFPLLATLLHLLLIFGLSALARALARCRSGRPRAALSWADCLRWAAPAALSTSLDIGLSNWSFLYVTVSLYTMTKSSAILFILLFSLLFKLEEVRVALLLVVLLIAGGLFMFTYKSTQFNAQGFMLVLCASFLGGIRWTLTQILMQKADLGLPLSISEKLFHFHEAGMLFSLVGKLFLGGILAFGLGFSEFLLVSRTSSLTLSIAGIFKEICILFLATHLLGDRLSLLNWLGFAVCLSGISLHVILKAMNSKGEKALKLHKEASSDPDLELLLRHTEHGEKEEEDVETPQQH
- the SLC35H1 gene encoding solute carrier family 35 member C2 isoform X5, with translation MAGAGGAALGRAALLVLLYYGFSIGIVFYNKWLMKSFPFPLLATLLHLLLIFGLSALARALARCRSGRPRAALSWADCLRWAAPAALSTSLDIGLSNWSFLYVTVSLYTMTKSSAILFILLFSLLFKLEEVRVALLLVVLLIAGGLFMFTYKSTQFNAQGFMLVLCASFLGGIRWTLTQILMQKADLGLQNPIDIMFHLQPLMFLGLFPLFAVFEGLPLSISEKLFHFHEAGMLFSLVGKLFLGGILAFGLGFSEFLLVSRTSSLTLSIAGIFKEICILFLATHLLGDRLSLLNWLGFAVCLSGISLHVILKAMNSKGEKALKLHKEASSDPDLELLLRHTEHAST
- the SLC35H1 gene encoding solute carrier family 35 member C2 isoform X1; amino-acid sequence: MAGAGGAALGRAALLVLLYYGFSIGIVFYNKWLMKSFPFPLLATLLHLLLIFGLSALARALARCRSGRPRAALSWADCLRWAAPAALSTSLDIGLSNWSFLYVTVSLYTMTKSSAILFILLFSLLFKLEEVRVALLLVVLLIAGGLFMFTYKSTQFNAQGFMLVLCASFLGGIRWTLTQILMQKADLGLQNPIDIMFHLQPLMFLGLFPLFAVFEGNLHFIPRHTFAGRPPQSFELAGLCCLPVRNLPSCHSQSHEFQRCSSSPRDEAFFAFLARALNLQNHQQGLHRKQNCVPLRSTESRHTWLNSILPHMDVSYRSLYYKSYTEWCGSKLFAMCHWQQVKVKGELPTCLEGAQTEDLPCGVVKLCDCRATETEPGHCHLSCVS
- the SLC35H1 gene encoding solute carrier family 35 member C2 isoform X3, whose amino-acid sequence is MAGAGGAALGRAALLVLLYYGFSIGIVFYNKWLMKSFPFPLLATLLHLLLIFGLSALARALARCRSGRPRAALSWADCLRWAAPAALSTSLDIGLSNWSFLYVTVSLYTMTKSSAILFILLFSLLFKLEEVRVALLLVVLLIAGGLFMFTYKSTQFNAQGFMLVLCASFLGGIRWTLTQILMQKADLGLQNPIDIMFHLQPLMFLGLFPLFAVFEGLPLSISEKLFHFHEAGMLFSLVGKLFLGGILAFGLGFSEFLLVSRTSSLTLSIAGIFKEICILFLATHLLGDRLSLLNWLGFAVCLSGISLHVILKAMNSKGEKALKLHKEASSDPDLELLLRHTEHGVPLPPGMKHFLHFLLVP
- the SLC35H1 gene encoding solute carrier family 35 member C2 isoform X6, which translates into the protein MAGAGGAALGRAALLVLLYYGFSIGIVFYNKWLMKSFPFPLLATLLHLLLIFGLSALARALARCRSGRPRAALSWADCLRWAAPAALSTSLDIGLSNWSFLYVTVSLYTMTKSSAILFILLFSLLFKLEEVRVALLLVVLLIAGGLFMFTYKSTQFNAQGFMLVLCASFLGGIRWTLTQILMQKADLGLPLSISEKLFHFHEAGMLFSLVGKLFLGGILAFGLGFSEFLLVSRTSSLTLSIAGIFKEICILFLATHLLGDRLSLLNWLGFAVCLSGISLHVILKAMNSKGEKALKLHKEASSDPDLELLLRHTEHAVCDVPLAAGEGEGRAAHLPGRSSD
- the SLC35H1 gene encoding solute carrier family 35 member C2 isoform X4, yielding MAGAGGAALGRAALLVLLYYGFSIGIVFYNKWLMKSFPFPLLATLLHLLLIFGLSALARALARCRSGRPRAALSWADCLRWAAPAALSTSLDIGLSNWSFLYVTVSLYTMTKSSAILFILLFSLLFKLEEVRVALLLVVLLIAGGLFMFTYKSTQFNAQGFMLVLCASFLGGIRWTLTQILMQKADLGLQNPIDIMFHLQPLMFLGLFPLFAVFEGLPLSISEKLFHFHEAGMLFSLVGKLFLGGILAFGLGFSEFLLVSRTSSLTLSIAGIFKEICILFLATHLLGDRLSLLNWLGFAVCLSGISLHVILKAMNSKGEKALKLHKEASSDPDLELLLRHTEHGEKEEEDVETPQQH
- the SLC35H1 gene encoding solute carrier family 35 member C2 isoform X7 codes for the protein MAGAGGAALGRAALLVLLYYGFSIGIVFYNKWLMKSFPFPLLATLLHLLLIFGLSALARALARCRSGRPRAALSWADCLRWAAPAALSTSLDIGLSNWSFLYVTVSLYTMTKSSAILFILLFSLLFKLEEVRVALLLVVLLIAGGLFMFTYKSTQFNAQGFMLVLCASFLGGIRWTLTQILMQKADLGLQNPIDIMFHLQPLMFLGLFPLFAVFEGLPLSISEKLFHFHEAGMLFSLVGKLFLGGILAFGLGFSEFLLVSRTSSLTLSIAGIFKEICILFLATHLLGDRLSLLNWLGFAVCLSGISLHVILKAMNSKGVPLPPGMKHFLHFLLVP